One Rubritalea squalenifaciens DSM 18772 genomic region harbors:
- a CDS encoding LysM peptidoglycan-binding domain-containing protein has translation MKIQLLILSTAAGLLFTSCEKFGGNASNPYGAPAAAPNNAGYANASNPYAAPMPNGETNAYANNNPNYLPNSGPNAAPYQPIPSAAPSVEPAGGNYIPSPGAAVPAGATTPHTIVAGDTLWGLARKYNTSVEAIQRANGMTNTIVQLGQTIQIPSN, from the coding sequence ATGAAGATCCAATTACTCATTCTTTCCACAGCCGCAGGCCTCCTCTTCACATCCTGTGAGAAATTCGGTGGCAATGCCAGCAATCCTTATGGAGCTCCTGCAGCAGCACCGAACAATGCGGGATATGCAAACGCGTCTAATCCATATGCAGCACCGATGCCAAATGGTGAGACAAATGCCTACGCCAATAACAATCCGAACTACCTTCCAAACTCAGGTCCAAACGCTGCACCTTATCAGCCTATCCCGAGTGCAGCTCCTTCTGTGGAACCTGCTGGAGGTAACTACATCCCTTCACCTGGCGCAGCAGTGCCTGCCGGTGCTACAACTCCGCACACCATAGTAGCCGGCGATACTCTCTGGGGACTCGCTCGCAAATACAACACCAGCGTAGAAGCTATTCAGCGAGCCAATGGCATGACCAACACTATCGTGCAGCTGGGCCAAACGATCCAGATTCCTAGCAACTAA
- a CDS encoding TatD family hydrolase, producing the protein MIDSHCHLASHKFSNEELPDIIARAEANGVTRMVTLATCLEDAKTNIAISEKFPQVFTAIGIHPCDVHETPDNYLVELHTLASHQKCVAIGETGLDYYHPAPDGWSADDYHQRQRDFLRQHFELAKELGKNVVIHTRDRSGKQSMDDAIAIYREFAHDVKAVFHCFLGPLENASEIFELGGYISFTGIATFKSAKDCIQAAVDAPAGRFMVETDSPYLAPTPYRGKRNEPAYTLHTAEAIAASRGETLHELNQHTNATAQEFFKFPA; encoded by the coding sequence ATGATCGACTCGCACTGCCACTTGGCCTCCCATAAATTCAGCAACGAGGAATTACCAGATATCATCGCGAGAGCAGAGGCTAATGGCGTCACTCGCATGGTTACCTTGGCCACTTGCCTGGAAGACGCGAAGACCAACATCGCCATCTCAGAAAAATTTCCGCAGGTTTTTACCGCCATCGGCATTCACCCATGTGATGTCCATGAAACTCCGGATAACTACCTCGTCGAATTACACACATTAGCTTCGCACCAAAAATGTGTAGCCATCGGCGAGACCGGACTGGACTACTATCACCCTGCTCCAGACGGCTGGTCAGCTGATGACTATCATCAGCGTCAAAGAGACTTCCTCAGACAGCATTTTGAACTCGCCAAGGAGCTCGGCAAAAATGTCGTCATCCACACACGTGATCGTTCCGGCAAACAATCCATGGATGATGCCATAGCCATCTACCGTGAGTTCGCGCATGACGTGAAAGCGGTCTTCCATTGCTTCCTCGGGCCACTGGAGAACGCCAGTGAAATTTTTGAACTCGGCGGCTATATCTCCTTCACAGGCATCGCTACTTTCAAGAGCGCCAAAGATTGCATACAAGCTGCAGTCGATGCACCAGCTGGCCGCTTCATGGTAGAGACTGACTCACCCTACCTCGCCCCCACTCCATACCGGGGCAAGCGCAACGAACCAGCCTACACACTTCACACAGCTGAAGCCATTGCCGCATCCCGTGGTGAAACCCTGCATGAGCTTAACCAGCATACGAATGCGACAGCCCAAGAGTTTTTCAAATTTCCCGCCTGA
- a CDS encoding SufE family protein, translating into MSIQDKQQELLDELNLFQDWTERYEYVIGLGKKLPAMPAEMKTGEKLIKGCQSQVWLDATAEGETIRYHADSDSLITKGMIALFVRVLDGEKADDILTADMSFIEQTGLKEHLAPTRANALNLMATQMKKHALELSSK; encoded by the coding sequence ATGAGCATCCAAGATAAACAGCAAGAACTTCTCGACGAACTAAACCTCTTCCAAGATTGGACCGAGCGTTATGAGTACGTGATCGGGCTTGGTAAAAAGCTTCCGGCTATGCCTGCCGAAATGAAGACGGGTGAAAAGCTGATCAAAGGCTGCCAATCACAAGTCTGGCTGGACGCTACGGCTGAAGGTGAAACTATCCGCTATCATGCGGACTCTGATTCCCTCATCACCAAGGGAATGATTGCACTCTTTGTCCGCGTGCTTGATGGAGAGAAGGCCGATGATATTCTTACTGCCGACATGAGCTTCATCGAACAAACTGGCCTTAAAGAGCATCTCGCCCCAACACGCGCGAATGCTCTTAACCTGATGGCCACTCAGATGAAGAAGCACGCACTCGAGCTCTCCAGCAAGTAA